Proteins encoded together in one Nitrospiraceae bacterium window:
- a CDS encoding RNA ligase partner protein produces the protein MTVKSKRSTVVLDTSLFVNPEVRDSFGKTPTEALENFLSIAAQVPTLEFYMPPSIFEELLNFIEPEKISGDLLVLLHQKPPKKYELTCPAFLLYELIEDIRERINKGLRVAEKAVRGAAKSGEEEVVKDLRRKYREALREGIIDSKEDVDLILLARELDALLVTADQGLIKWAEKFGIRWLISAKFKEYMLSSIKRADYLASVEAD, from the coding sequence ATGACCGTAAAATCTAAAAGAAGCACTGTTGTATTAGACACAAGCCTGTTCGTTAATCCGGAAGTTCGCGACAGTTTCGGTAAGACTCCTACAGAAGCGCTCGAAAATTTTTTATCAATCGCAGCACAAGTTCCAACACTTGAGTTTTACATGCCGCCTTCTATTTTTGAAGAGCTTCTGAATTTCATAGAACCTGAAAAGATATCTGGTGATCTGCTTGTGCTACTTCATCAAAAACCGCCTAAAAAATATGAACTTACATGCCCTGCATTTCTGCTCTATGAACTCATCGAAGATATCAGGGAAAGGATTAACAAAGGTCTCAGGGTTGCAGAAAAAGCTGTGAGAGGAGCTGCAAAATCAGGCGAAGAAGAGGTCGTGAAAGACTTGAGAAGAAAATACAGAGAGGCATTAAGAGAGGGCATCATCGACAGCAAAGAAGATGTTGATCTGATTCTTCTTGCACGCGAGCTTGACGCCCTGCTTGTTACTGCTGATCAGGGGTTGATAAAGTGGGCTGAAAAATTCGGCATAAGATGGCTCATCTCAGCAAAATTCAAAGAATATATGCTCAGCTCTATAAAACGCGCTGATTACCTTGCCTCTGTAGAAGCAGACTAA
- a CDS encoding tetratricopeptide repeat protein, producing the protein MGKLSIFIVVLFLTGLALLAIDNKEITTIKIPFDEVYEIPKIALILLSSVAGALAMLIVFTIRDTKRFIGNWQHQRKQKKEARVQELYSRALNALLAHAEDEAKEPLEIILQEEPKHLHALLRLGDIACSEDNYQQALIYYNKVFSAYPLNLEVLFALENLMEKTGRWADALNYIEKILDIDADNLAALYKKRAVHEREEKWDELVDVQKTILKHEHAEKDRQREQINLLGYKYEYGRNCLENGELEKARKAFKTIMRLNSSFIPAYLGLAEVKLREGETDEVADYLEKCYEQTSSLIILARFEDLLINLGEPSRLIRLYQNLIAKNPQNIMLRVFLGKLYYRLEMIDDAIRTFDSIDTTGVTMAEIHKIMGDLYLKRGQCDLAAIEYKKAMGIKPAFRLPYWCSVCGYSSKEWVGRCPDCSNWNTFSLNIDDRKI; encoded by the coding sequence ATGGGCAAGCTCTCTATTTTTATAGTGGTCCTTTTTCTTACCGGACTTGCGCTCCTTGCAATCGACAACAAAGAAATCACAACTATAAAAATTCCCTTTGATGAAGTCTATGAAATTCCGAAGATTGCACTGATACTTCTCTCAAGCGTTGCCGGGGCTCTTGCAATGCTCATCGTCTTTACAATAAGAGACACTAAGCGTTTTATAGGCAACTGGCAGCACCAACGCAAGCAGAAAAAAGAAGCAAGGGTGCAGGAGCTTTATTCAAGGGCATTAAATGCTCTTCTTGCCCATGCTGAAGATGAGGCAAAAGAACCCCTTGAAATAATCCTGCAGGAAGAACCGAAACATCTTCACGCACTTCTGAGGCTTGGGGACATTGCCTGTTCAGAAGACAATTATCAGCAGGCGCTAATTTACTACAACAAGGTATTTTCTGCCTATCCTTTGAATCTGGAAGTGCTTTTCGCCTTGGAAAATCTTATGGAAAAAACAGGCAGATGGGCTGATGCCTTGAATTACATTGAGAAGATTCTTGATATTGATGCAGACAATCTGGCAGCGCTGTACAAAAAACGCGCTGTTCACGAAAGAGAAGAAAAATGGGATGAGCTTGTTGATGTGCAAAAAACAATTCTGAAACACGAACATGCGGAAAAAGACCGCCAGAGAGAGCAGATAAATCTCCTTGGTTACAAATATGAATACGGACGCAATTGCCTTGAGAATGGAGAACTTGAAAAAGCGCGCAAAGCATTCAAGACAATCATGAGACTAAACAGCAGTTTCATCCCAGCATATTTGGGACTTGCTGAGGTGAAGCTGAGAGAAGGCGAGACAGACGAGGTTGCCGATTACCTTGAAAAATGTTATGAGCAGACATCCTCACTGATAATACTTGCAAGATTTGAAGATCTTCTTATAAATCTCGGCGAGCCTTCACGGTTGATAAGGCTTTATCAAAACCTTATTGCTAAAAATCCCCAAAATATTATGCTAAGGGTTTTTCTTGGCAAACTTTACTACAGACTTGAGATGATTGATGATGCAATCAGAACATTCGATTCCATCGATACAACCGGTGTTACTATGGCTGAAATACATAAGATAATGGGCGATCTTTACCTTAAACGCGGACAATGTGACTTAGCTGCCATAGAATATAAAAAAGCCATGGGCATTAAGCCTGCATTCAGACTTCCATATTGGTGCTCTGTCTGCGGATATTCTTCAAAGGAGTGGGTGGGAAGGTGTCCTGACTGCAGCAACTGGAATACCTTCAGCCTTAATATAGATGACCGTAAAATCTAA
- the rsfS gene encoding ribosome silencing factor, producing the protein MKSKAKAQDAAKAAIEKKAGDVLILELYKLSVIADYFVICSGKSTTQVKAIADGIRDFFDKKHLHSIGVEGIANSQWILIDYGDVIVHIFEENTREYYQLEKLWLDAPRISYES; encoded by the coding sequence ATAAAAAGCAAAGCTAAAGCCCAAGATGCAGCAAAGGCAGCAATAGAGAAAAAAGCCGGGGATGTTTTAATCCTCGAGTTATATAAACTTAGTGTTATTGCTGATTATTTTGTTATTTGTTCTGGAAAAAGCACAACTCAGGTCAAGGCAATTGCAGACGGAATAAGAGATTTTTTTGATAAGAAGCATCTCCATTCCATAGGAGTTGAAGGTATTGCTAATAGTCAATGGATATTGATTGATTATGGGGATGTGATTGTACATATTTTTGAAGAAAACACCAGGGAATACTACCAGCTTGAAAAGCTCTGGCTTGACGCACCAAGGATTTCATATGAATCTTAA
- the nadD gene encoding nicotinate-nucleotide adenylyltransferase → MKANNNKNILKIGILGGTFNPIHIGHLRAAEEVLEKLKLNFVIFMPSGSPPLKNNGLADAKHRYKMTRLATFRNRNFKISDIEYKKKSISYSVNTLKHLYRLYPDASFYFILGIDAFLEIPKWWKPKELLKLTNFVVISRPPFKFSDLSSFPFSKISESVLKKIETGKTGIYRTKLKTNRDVILLKLTPLEISSTVIRKLIKEGKTAKYLLPEEVESYIISNKIYR, encoded by the coding sequence ATGAAGGCAAATAACAATAAAAACATATTGAAAATCGGAATATTAGGCGGGACATTCAATCCAATCCACATCGGTCATCTAAGGGCTGCGGAAGAGGTATTGGAAAAACTCAAGCTCAACTTCGTAATTTTCATGCCGTCAGGAAGTCCTCCTCTTAAAAACAACGGTCTTGCAGACGCAAAACACAGATATAAGATGACAAGGTTGGCTACATTCAGAAACAGAAATTTTAAGATATCAGACATAGAATATAAAAAAAAGAGCATATCTTACTCTGTGAATACACTTAAGCATCTTTATAGGTTATATCCAGATGCCTCGTTTTATTTCATACTAGGCATAGATGCTTTTCTGGAAATCCCTAAGTGGTGGAAGCCCAAAGAGCTTCTTAAGCTCACAAATTTTGTTGTTATATCCAGACCGCCGTTTAAATTTTCTGACCTTTCTTCTTTCCCTTTTTCAAAGATAAGTGAAAGTGTATTAAAAAAAATCGAAACTGGAAAAACAGGAATTTATAGAACAAAACTTAAGACTAATAGAGATGTGATACTTTTAAAACTTACTCCGCTAGAAATATCATCAACTGTGATAAGAAAGCTGATTAAAGAGGGGAAAACTGCAAAATACCTGTTGCCAGAAGAAGTCGAATCCTATATAATTTCTAATAAGATATACAGGTAA
- a CDS encoding class I SAM-dependent rRNA methyltransferase, translating into MNKIILRRTSRILAGHSWIFSNELAVSPRNYEPGLIVEVHDTKNNFIGIGYINPNSLISVRLLTRKNEEINADFFRKRILEAVDYRKRFCKDNDSFRVIFSESDFLPGLIVDKYNDCLVMQFLTLGIEKLRDTIVPLLDEILKPSVIILKNDSQSRTLEGLELKKEIVKGSLDTLPIIREGNILLEVNPLAGQKTGFFLDQRENRLALKELVPGGKGLDLFCYSGAWGLQLAHNGASVTFVDDSETAISHARSNAKRNNLESKCDFIKADVFNFLKDSIASGVLYDFIVLDPPAFVKSRLKIKEALKGYHEINTLAMKLLKHGGILATSSCSYHIEKSVFIEMLRNSAKNAGKQIKILEYRSQAKDHPVLLSVPETEYLKCAFLSL; encoded by the coding sequence AAGAAACTATGAGCCCGGTCTAATAGTAGAAGTTCATGACACAAAAAATAATTTTATTGGAATCGGTTATATCAATCCTAATTCGCTCATCTCTGTCAGACTTCTAACAAGAAAAAACGAAGAGATCAATGCTGACTTTTTCAGAAAACGCATTCTTGAAGCAGTGGATTACAGAAAAAGATTCTGCAAAGACAACGATTCATTCAGGGTAATTTTCAGCGAGAGTGATTTTCTGCCGGGGTTGATAGTCGATAAATACAATGATTGTCTTGTCATGCAGTTTCTCACACTCGGGATAGAAAAACTTAGAGATACAATAGTTCCTCTGCTTGATGAAATACTCAAGCCGTCTGTTATCATCTTAAAAAACGACAGCCAGAGCAGAACACTTGAAGGGCTTGAACTAAAAAAAGAGATTGTAAAGGGCTCGCTTGATACACTTCCGATTATACGCGAAGGCAATATACTTCTTGAGGTTAATCCCTTGGCTGGACAAAAAACAGGATTCTTTCTTGACCAGAGAGAAAACAGGCTGGCTCTAAAAGAATTAGTCCCAGGCGGAAAAGGGCTTGATCTTTTCTGTTATTCAGGCGCATGGGGACTCCAGCTTGCGCACAATGGCGCTTCAGTCACATTTGTTGATGATTCAGAAACAGCGATCTCACATGCGCGCTCTAATGCAAAGAGAAACAATTTGGAAAGTAAATGTGATTTTATAAAAGCAGATGTTTTTAATTTTCTGAAAGATTCTATTGCCTCAGGAGTTTTATACGATTTTATCGTGCTAGATCCTCCTGCATTCGTAAAAAGCAGACTTAAGATAAAAGAAGCGTTAAAAGGCTATCATGAGATTAATACCCTTGCAATGAAACTCCTTAAACATGGAGGAATATTAGCAACATCATCCTGTTCATATCATATAGAGAAATCTGTGTTTATAGAAATGCTCAGAAATTCAGCAAAAAATGCTGGGAAACAAATCAAGATTCTCGAATACCGGTCTCAGGCAAAAGACCACCCTGTTCTTCTTTCAGTGCCAGAAACAGAATATTTAAAATGTGCATTCTTGTCCTTATGA